The genomic window TGGCAGATGTTCCAGCCAGCTTAAAACAAAAAAAGCGTCAAAGGGCGAATTGTCTATTTTGTAATCTTCTGTTTCTACAAATCCTTTACTAACTTTTAAACCATTTTTTAAGCACTGCGCCGCCGAGTCATCACCGTATTCCAAACCATAGGCATCGGCACCGGTTTGAGACATTATGGTCAAATACTCTCCCCTGCCACAGCCAATTTCAATGATTTTTTTACCGGCGAGAGAATATTTTTTGACAAAATCTTTAAACTGGCCGGATCGAAACTCTTTCATCTCCGGTGAAATCCCGGCCGCGCGTATGACTTCTCTATAATAAGAAACTGGTTCGCCAACCAGTTGCACTAGACCGCAACCCGCGCACTGATAAATTTCCAAATCCATCCCTTTATCCCGCGCGATTGTTGCCTCATCCGGTAAATGCTGGGCAACCATTGGCATGTTCTCATATTTTAACAGGGGTTCCGCCAACAATGCCTTACCGCAAACCCGGCAATTATTTTTTGATAAAATGCTGGTACCATGCATAGGTTTCTTTTACTGCCGACTCAAAATCAGAATGTGGCGACCATCCCAAAATTCTGTCCGCTTTGGCAAAATTCAAACTTTGGCCCGGTATCTCATTTTTCTGATTATTTAAAATCTTATAATTTATTTTTACATCAATAACTTTAGAAATCTTTTCAATGAGATCCAGCACGGAAACATTTAAACCGGAACTGAAGTTAAAGGCCTCGCCTTGTGTTTTATCAATATTTTCCGCCAAAGACAGATATCCATCCACAACATCTTTCACATAAATATAATCCCGTTTAAACGTGCCGTCACTGCGCAAATCCAAAACATTGCCGGTTATTGCGGCCATCATGATTCCCGGAACAATCCTGTCCATATTTAAATCCCCGGGGCCGAAAATATTACCGCAACGGCTGATAGCCACCGGCAATTTATAGGTTCTGTAGTAAGTGCGCGCGACTAAATCAGTGCAGGACTTGGAAACATCATAGGGATGATCGCCGGACAAAGCAAAATTCTCATCGGCATTCTGGCAATTTTTTCCGTAGGCCTTATCGCTGGAGGCCACTACCACGGCCTTGATATACGGTGAGTGTCGGGCCGCTTCCAAAACATTAACCGTTCCCATTATATTTGAAGCAAAGGTCTCGTATGGATTTATAAAAGCGGCAGTGACAATCGGCTGGGCCCCGATATGAAAAACATGGCTGATTTCATACTTTGTCAAAATTTCAAACATCCGGTCTTTATTTTTAAGATCGCCGTTTACACGAACTACTTTAGAACCAAAATTATTTGTTTCAAAATATGAATTCGGATCACAGCTGCGACTCAAACAAACTATTTGACGCGGTTGTAGCTTTAAAAGTTCCTCAACCAGATGAGAACCGACCAACCCGGTGGCGCCGGTTACAAAAATATTTTTTCCGGTGAGCGTGCTCATAGTCCGTTAAATATAAAAAATTTAGTTCTGCCAGACCTTCCAAAATGGATCTTTAGCCCAATGATTATTCATTTCTTCAACCTCTTTGTGCGTATCCATGCATTTCCATTTGCCGGAATGCAAATAAACTGAAAGCTCGCCTTTTTCGGCCAAAGGAGGAAACAGGGACTCTATCATGCTGTTTTCAGATATCATGTCCAAAACGTCGCGCTTAAAAACCATAAAACCGCCATTGATGAAGTCCTTTGACTTTTCGGTTGGGTTGCTGGTTACTTTGTGCTGAAAAAAATCCTCCGCTTTTTTGGTGTCATGATTAATATTTAAAAAACCAAAGCGGGTGCCGGGATGCACGCCCGTAACCGTTCCCAGCGTGTTCTGGGCTTTATGAAAATCAACCAACTCTTTAATATTTACATCCCCCACCCCGTCTCCATAGGTCACCATAAAATCGTCTCCATCAATATATTGTTTCAACCGTCTCACTCTTTCTCCGGTCAAACTCTCCAAACCGGTTTCGACAAAGGTAATCTTAAAATCATCACAACCGTTATTGTGAAAATTTATTTCATGGGTCTTTGTATCCAAGGTAAAATCGCTTAGAGCGCTTTTCCAATTCAAAAAAAACTGTTTAATCATTTCTCCTTTATAACCCAAAGCCAGAATAAACTCATTATATCCATAATGAGAATAGATTTTCATTATGTGCCACAAGATTGGCTTTCCGCCAACCAAAACCAAGGGCTTGGGTTTAAACTCTGTTTCCTCTTTCATTCTTGTTCCTGTCCCTCCGCAAAGTATAACCGTTTTCATAAAAAACTTTTATTTAAC from Patescibacteria group bacterium includes these protein-coding regions:
- a CDS encoding NAD-dependent epimerase/dehydratase family protein translates to MSTLTGKNIFVTGATGLVGSHLVEELLKLQPRQIVCLSRSCDPNSYFETNNFGSKVVRVNGDLKNKDRMFEILTKYEISHVFHIGAQPIVTAAFINPYETFASNIMGTVNVLEAARHSPYIKAVVVASSDKAYGKNCQNADENFALSGDHPYDVSKSCTDLVARTYYRTYKLPVAISRCGNIFGPGDLNMDRIVPGIMMAAITGNVLDLRSDGTFKRDYIYVKDVVDGYLSLAENIDKTQGEAFNFSSGLNVSVLDLIEKISKVIDVKINYKILNNQKNEIPGQSLNFAKADRILGWSPHSDFESAVKETYAWYQHFIKK
- a CDS encoding sugar phosphate nucleotidyltransferase, which produces MKTVILCGGTGTRMKEETEFKPKPLVLVGGKPILWHIMKIYSHYGYNEFILALGYKGEMIKQFFLNWKSALSDFTLDTKTHEINFHNNGCDDFKITFVETGLESLTGERVRRLKQYIDGDDFMVTYGDGVGDVNIKELVDFHKAQNTLGTVTGVHPGTRFGFLNINHDTKKAEDFFQHKVTSNPTEKSKDFINGGFMVFKRDVLDMISENSMIESLFPPLAEKGELSVYLHSGKWKCMDTHKEVEEMNNHWAKDPFWKVWQN